One Microcebus murinus isolate Inina chromosome 9, M.murinus_Inina_mat1.0, whole genome shotgun sequence DNA window includes the following coding sequences:
- the BET1 gene encoding BET1 homolog, whose amino-acid sequence MRRAGLGEGVPPGNYGNYGYANSGYSACEEENERLTESLRSKVTAIKSLSIEIGHEVKNQNKLLAEMDSQFDSTTGFLGKTMGKLKILSRGSQTKLLCYMMLFSLFVFFVIYWIIKLR is encoded by the exons ATGAGGCGTGCAGGCTTGG GTGAAGGCGTACCCCCTGGCAACTATGGGAATTATGGCTATGCTAATAGTGGGTATAGTGcctgtgaagaagaaaatgagagactCACTGAAAGTCTGAGAAGCAAAGTAACTGCTATAAAATCT CTTTCCATTGAAATAGGCCAtgaagttaaaaatcaaaataaattattagctGAAATG GATTCACAATTTGATTCTACAACTGGATTTCTAGGTAAAACTATGGGAAAACTGAAGATTTTATCCAGAGGGAGCCAAACAAAGTTGCTGTGCTATATGatgctattttcattatttgtcttttttgtcatttattggATTATTAAACTGAGGTGA